The DNA sequence GGGGGAATGAATACCAAGTAGCTTAAGTGCTCAAGAAGTGTTCGATATATCTTGTTTTACCGAGCACTTTGGTACTCgataaacattaattttttgttgagaAATATAAGATTTTCCATTAGAATATAATCCAaattctctttcattttttaaccTTAAAAACATCTCTAGTTTACTAAATAATCACACATTTTCTGCGTAATGTAATCTGTGCAAATTAATCAAACCACATTTCCAACTAGTAATTTGTTATAATCCGTGCAAATTAAATGAGCTATTTTTCCTAGGATGAaaagagaagatgaagtttagtattttattaaccATGTCATTCacctaaattaattaatttattggtAAAATTTCATTGACATTATTTGTCTGGAAATTTTCTGAAAAAGTAATCATAGGTTCTTCTCTCCATCACAACAATAGGACACCGATTAAGACAAAAGACTGTTTAGTCACCCACGTGAAGAAAGACTATAGTagaaaaatgtgatatttctattttaacaTGATAATTTGgatataaattcttaaattggAAATGTGTAGGTGTATCCATTTCAAAAATATGGATGTTGCAGTCAAGTGATGGAGAAATGTGGGCCACCACTAGTTCCAACACGGGTCTGCAATAGTAGTACATGATCACTCCATTGAGTATGCATTTACatagtggagtagtatttctttctttctttctttctagTGAGGGAAGATTATCACACTATCTCAGCACAAGATGTCTCTCCCTACTTAGTCAACAAGGAggtaaaatttcttttatacaAAAGTTCTacatactttatatttttggtttggttGATTAATCTCATGTTTATGCCACTCTCACatacttttcattttccttttcaagcCACtgaacatgatttttttttaatgctagAATAAAATTAGTCAACAAAGGAAATTAGTACTTGTAGtgttttgttaaatttttggtGTTACTTCATAGATGGTTGAATTTAAGTTGATTGTTTAGGCATTTGGAGTGAATGGAGAAAATGAAGGTGGTGATGGAGTTGGAATTGAGTGTTGTCTCTCAGGGAATAAGGATTTCTTTGATGTtattatgtcaaagtcacatATCACCCGCCCTCACTGTCTGGTACATCTTctcttgttttttcatttcaaccTCCAAAATGGTGCGTTTTTTGTGTATATATCAATCAATGATTCCTTGATTTTGGTGGCGCAGCATATGCCAAAACATATTCTTCCCAAGCTTCCGGGTGTAACGATGCCTTTGGTCCTGAGGCATGGTGACAAACAGTGGGAGACGATGTACGTTGGAGGCAACAGGAAGCCGAGGTTCGATTGTGGTTGTTGGAAAACCTTTGTGGATGATAACAATCTGGCAGAGGGAGATGCTTGCATCTTTGAGGTGATGGAGTCGAGCACTCAGATTCTGAGGTTCGACGTCGTCATCCTCAGGAACACCATGGATCTGCCGCCGGCACTGGTGTCCAAGATTCAATCCAATGGCAAGACACCAGAGACAGCTATAGAGATTATTTAGCTTTCACTATTTTCACCATCAAGAAGCTTTACATTTCTGTCTGGACTCTGGCTTATCTATGTATTCTACTCTACTCTGTTAATTTATTGGCCATGGGAAATTGGCACCTTAAGGCACATTCCCTCTATCGACTTACATGTCAAAGCTTATATATTTAGTGTCTTGCATTTAGTATCGTTGCCTCATGGCCTATATTATTTCTTTCACTTTGCTAAGATTATGAATTTTTGTAGTATATGTTCTTACTTGTGAGTTTGAACAAGAATATATATGGgtagactatttttttcattcttttaaaTAGTCGTAGCTGAAAATTCTAAGAAGATTAGTGTCTGCGCACTCTCGCGACCGCgtgtatatattatttcatgGTCACAACCTTCACTTTCAAACATCATTTTGGTAACTTTATGGAATCTAAAACAGAAAAATGGGTACCATTTGAAAGCTATGTGTAACTTTtcaattgtatattttgtttcttagTCGGACACCCAACAACAGAGTTATGAGCCTATGAGGTTAGAGTATGTTAGTGATTCCTGCAAACTTCCATCAGAATTTTAATTCTCATTGCGATTTGaatgttaaaatttgaaatagttTTAGGACTTTCAAAATATAGGGTAATGGCTATTTGTCGATATCTCCAATTATGATCGGACACCCAACAATGGAGTTCTGAGCCCATGAAGAGAGTGTGTTCAATAATCCTGTGAACATCAACCTCAACGTTAATTGTCATTATGATATTGCAATTTCGAACATCGAAATTTGAATATTCTGAGGTTTTTCGAACTCTAGGGTAAACCCTACTTGTCTATATCTTCAATTTCGTTGCCCGTTATTCAATGAACGAGTAATTAAGTCATATGATATCCGAGCATGAATTTTGTAATAGCTTGAGTTTAAACTTAGGCCATATTTGGTTGcggaaagtaaagttggcaagAAAAAAGTTCCTAGAAAAATGAATCTTTGGAATATGATTCATAACTTTACTTTCATATGTTTggaaatcaatattttaaatttatatttgaattaaacactaaactaaaaatatactccctc is a window from the Salvia hispanica cultivar TCC Black 2014 chromosome 1, UniMelb_Shisp_WGS_1.0, whole genome shotgun sequence genome containing:
- the LOC125203500 gene encoding B3 domain-containing protein REM16-like is translated as MWATTSSNTVREDYHTISAQDVSPYLVNKEAFGVNGENEGGDGVGIECCLSGNKDFFDVIMSKSHITRPHCLHMPKHILPKLPGVTMPLVLRHGDKQWETMYVGGNRKPRFDCGCWKTFVDDNNLAEGDACIFEVMESSTQILRFDVVILRNTMDLPPALVSKIQSNGKTPETAIEII